The Flammeovirgaceae bacterium genome contains a region encoding:
- a CDS encoding FAD-dependent oxidoreductase, which yields MKRRKALKQIGLGVTAGLTLPAWLSSCDKESPGPEINYDGVVGIIGAGAAGLIAADILISKGVKVKIFEATGRVGGRVCSLHRTDAPSDSLIFFPNNYPYSDFPFELGADRVNGSNSKWGEILKIRKVPTVNFRTLSADRYVLDNVVKTEAEALLNSDFVTAKTFRDNFSTFTGGAGLSVEQAATNAGVVASMQGLVNSWLGIPYGSSHGRIGAHALANGLSLVEHDGVELTLRNNPMQDTLLSVYSRVVSGIKFNTIVQSVNYAGDVIEITHSGGSETVNKLIVTVPVSILKAGDIAFSPGLPASKLTALSRIGMEASMRILIEFKRNFWGEDVAAVIGSTEAPMMLNAGVGRSTLNKALSITVNGPKAEAYSLMTGDQVVESIIAEMDVWFNGDATENVRRSTLAGEENKLLYTIKDWTKDPFARGGFSFPLTGGLPADRDALAAPVDGKLFFAGEATDTTGEFGTVSGALKSGERAAFEVIDTIVP from the coding sequence GTGAAGCGCAGAAAAGCACTGAAGCAGATTGGTTTAGGTGTAACAGCCGGCCTTACTTTGCCGGCATGGCTTAGTTCGTGCGATAAGGAAAGCCCCGGCCCGGAGATAAACTACGATGGCGTAGTAGGTATAATTGGTGCCGGTGCTGCCGGACTGATTGCGGCCGACATCCTGATATCGAAGGGTGTTAAAGTAAAAATTTTTGAAGCCACCGGCAGGGTAGGCGGCAGGGTGTGCTCTTTGCACCGCACCGATGCACCCAGCGATTCACTGATTTTCTTTCCGAACAATTACCCGTATTCAGATTTTCCGTTTGAACTGGGTGCCGATCGGGTTAATGGATCCAATTCAAAATGGGGAGAGATTCTGAAAATCCGGAAGGTACCCACGGTTAATTTCAGAACCCTGAGTGCCGACCGGTATGTGCTGGATAATGTTGTTAAAACTGAAGCGGAGGCTTTATTAAATTCTGATTTCGTCACGGCAAAGACCTTCAGAGATAACTTCTCAACTTTTACCGGAGGGGCGGGGCTTAGTGTGGAGCAGGCAGCAACCAACGCTGGTGTTGTTGCCAGTATGCAAGGACTTGTTAATTCATGGCTTGGAATACCGTATGGCTCATCCCATGGTCGTATTGGTGCCCATGCGCTGGCTAATGGCCTTTCATTAGTTGAGCATGATGGTGTTGAGTTGACCTTACGAAACAACCCAATGCAGGATACACTCCTTTCGGTTTACAGCCGGGTGGTGTCCGGTATTAAATTCAATACAATTGTGCAGTCGGTAAACTATGCTGGCGATGTAATTGAAATAACGCACAGTGGCGGAAGCGAGACCGTAAATAAACTGATTGTAACTGTACCCGTATCGATCCTCAAAGCGGGCGATATTGCTTTTTCACCCGGCTTGCCGGCTTCAAAATTAACCGCCCTGAGCCGCATCGGCATGGAAGCCAGTATGCGGATCCTTATTGAGTTTAAACGCAACTTCTGGGGCGAAGATGTGGCCGCGGTTATCGGCAGCACGGAGGCCCCGATGATGCTGAATGCCGGTGTTGGGCGAAGCACCTTAAATAAAGCGCTGAGCATTACCGTTAACGGGCCGAAAGCGGAGGCGTATTCACTCATGACGGGCGACCAGGTGGTGGAGAGCATCATCGCTGAGATGGATGTTTGGTTTAATGGCGATGCTACCGAAAACGTGCGCAGAAGTACCCTGGCTGGCGAAGAGAATAAGCTGCTCTATACCATTAAAGACTGGACCAAAGACCCCTTTGCCAGGGGAGGATTTTCATTTCCGTTAACGGGGGGCCTTCCGGCCGACCGGGATGCGCTGGCTGCGCCCGTTGATGGCAAACTGTTTTTTGCAGGCGAAGCAACCGACACCACCGGTGAGTTCGGCACGGTGAGCGGTGCACTGAAATCAGGCGAACGGGCCGCCTTTGAAGTGATTGACACGATTGTTCCGTAA
- a CDS encoding ATP-binding protein, which translates to MDTVKRALVKRVALVGPECTGKTALSKALARHYQTVWVPEFARTYIEGLTRPYHQGDLFVIAQAQLQSEENLAKQANRVLICDTNLIVIKVWSEFKYGACDNRITQWLTNQYYHHHFLTDIDVPWEADPQREHPDKREYFLEVYRKELLKLNVPFTKLSGTLKERLHTATMIIDSLLSDKD; encoded by the coding sequence ATGGATACGGTAAAGCGCGCTTTGGTAAAACGGGTTGCCCTTGTTGGCCCCGAATGCACCGGTAAAACTGCCCTTTCAAAAGCACTGGCCCGTCACTATCAAACCGTGTGGGTGCCGGAGTTTGCCCGTACCTATATTGAGGGGTTAACCAGGCCCTATCATCAGGGTGATTTATTTGTTATTGCACAAGCTCAACTTCAATCAGAAGAAAACCTGGCAAAGCAGGCCAACCGCGTATTGATTTGTGATACCAACCTTATTGTGATTAAAGTTTGGAGTGAGTTCAAGTATGGCGCATGTGATAATCGCATAACGCAATGGCTAACCAACCAGTATTACCACCACCATTTTCTTACCGATATTGATGTGCCCTGGGAGGCTGATCCGCAGCGCGAACACCCCGACAAACGCGAATATTTTCTTGAAGTTTACCGCAAGGAGTTGTTAAAACTGAATGTTCCGTTTACCAAACTTAGCGGAACCCTGAAGGAACGACTGCACACGGCAACCATGATCATTGATTCCCTCCTTTCAGATAAAGATTAG
- a CDS encoding aminotransferase class V-fold PLP-dependent enzyme, producing MSNRRNFLQKALGFAGAFSLAPLAAKAVAEDVTDALQSLNKLSPLDAASDEDLWARMAQAYTVSPNIMNLNNGGVSPQPKVVQDAVDRYYHLSNEAPTYYMWQILDKGREPLRRKLADLAGTSPEELAINRNATEALDTVTWGLTLNKGDEIVMTKQDYPNMVQAWKQKEMRDGIKIKWISFNLPVENDETFVKEFINATTAKTKIWHITHMINWTGQILPVKKLCEEARKRNIISIVDGAHTFAHMDFKLPDFSPDYYGTSLHKWLSAPFGTGMLYVKKENIAGLWPLFPNDKPTDSNIRKFETLGTRSFAPEQAIGQAIDFHNAIGSKRKEERLRYLKNYWCEKVVKNPRVKLHISMKPEYACALGTFSIDGMDPNDVVSKLFNEHQIHTTGIKWENISCVRVTPHVYTTTRDLDRFVDAVLKIASS from the coding sequence ATGAGTAACCGCAGAAACTTCCTGCAAAAAGCCCTCGGCTTTGCCGGGGCCTTTTCGCTGGCTCCACTGGCCGCAAAAGCTGTTGCCGAAGATGTAACGGATGCCTTGCAGTCGCTTAATAAACTTAGTCCGCTTGATGCGGCTTCGGATGAGGACCTGTGGGCGCGGATGGCACAAGCCTACACGGTATCGCCCAACATTATGAACCTGAACAATGGCGGAGTGAGCCCGCAGCCGAAAGTTGTGCAGGATGCCGTTGACCGTTACTACCACCTGAGCAACGAAGCCCCTACCTATTATATGTGGCAGATACTGGACAAAGGCCGTGAGCCACTGCGCAGAAAGTTAGCTGACCTGGCCGGCACATCACCCGAAGAACTGGCCATTAACCGCAATGCCACCGAGGCACTGGATACAGTAACCTGGGGTTTGACTTTAAATAAGGGTGATGAGATTGTGATGACCAAACAGGACTACCCCAACATGGTACAGGCTTGGAAACAAAAGGAAATGCGCGATGGCATTAAAATCAAATGGATCAGCTTTAACCTGCCAGTAGAAAATGACGAAACCTTCGTTAAGGAGTTTATTAACGCCACCACCGCCAAAACAAAAATCTGGCACATCACCCACATGATTAACTGGACAGGCCAGATCCTGCCCGTAAAAAAATTATGTGAAGAAGCGCGCAAACGTAACATCATTTCCATTGTAGATGGCGCCCATACCTTTGCCCACATGGATTTTAAACTACCCGACTTCAGTCCGGATTATTATGGCACCAGCCTGCATAAGTGGCTGAGCGCACCCTTCGGCACCGGCATGCTGTATGTAAAGAAGGAAAACATTGCAGGATTGTGGCCGCTCTTCCCCAACGATAAACCCACCGACAGCAACATCCGCAAATTTGAAACACTCGGTACCCGGTCGTTCGCACCCGAACAGGCCATCGGCCAGGCCATTGATTTTCATAACGCCATTGGCAGCAAACGCAAAGAAGAACGCCTGCGCTATTTAAAAAACTACTGGTGCGAAAAGGTAGTGAAAAACCCACGCGTTAAACTGCACATCTCTATGAAACCCGAATATGCCTGCGCGCTGGGCACCTTTTCGATTGACGGCATGGACCCGAATGATGTGGTGAGCAAACTCTTCAATGAGCACCAGATTCACACCACCGGTATTAAATGGGAAAACATCAGCTGTGTACGCGTTACACCCCACGTGTACACCACCACCCGCGATTTGGATCGGTTTGTTGACGCAGTGCTTAAGATTGCCTCCTCATGA